Proteins encoded within one genomic window of Chitinophaga parva:
- a CDS encoding Wzz/FepE/Etk N-terminal domain-containing protein, with product MSSQQNMQELTETSEAISLKEVILQAGVWIKYLFKHWIWMLLAGVVAAAIGVGISTFLKKKYEAELTFILEDANSNPLSSYMGLASQFGFDLGGGASSGLFTGDNIIEFLQSRLIVEKTLLSTVNDGNGGFTLADRYISFTKMNAGWNEDLKKIHFSPGNNRNAFNITQDSILNLIYVDITEKRLKVDKTDPKLNFISVDMVTEDQLFSKVFVERLVDEAISYYVSTKTGRSKINIDRLQSQADSLEEVLNKRTYRAATVQDINLNPAKQVAAVGAEVASRDKMVIQTMYLEVVKNLELSKLTMAQETPIIQIIDKPIYPLKEKKIGPVKAGVIGFFLGAFLLTVVVFIKRIYQQIMA from the coding sequence ATGAGTTCGCAACAAAATATGCAGGAACTGACTGAAACCAGTGAAGCAATTTCTTTAAAAGAAGTCATTCTACAGGCAGGGGTCTGGATCAAATACTTATTTAAACATTGGATATGGATGCTGTTGGCAGGCGTTGTCGCCGCCGCTATCGGGGTTGGAATTTCAACATTTTTGAAAAAAAAATACGAAGCTGAGCTTACCTTCATTTTGGAAGACGCAAACTCCAACCCATTGTCGTCTTATATGGGGCTTGCCAGCCAGTTTGGATTTGATTTAGGTGGCGGTGCAAGCAGTGGGCTGTTTACCGGAGACAATATAATTGAATTCCTGCAATCCAGGTTGATCGTTGAAAAGACCCTTTTAAGTACCGTGAATGATGGTAACGGCGGATTTACACTAGCGGACCGTTATATATCGTTTACAAAGATGAATGCTGGCTGGAACGAGGATTTGAAAAAGATCCATTTTTCACCGGGCAATAACAGGAATGCCTTTAACATTACGCAGGACAGTATATTAAATCTTATATATGTTGATATTACAGAGAAGCGGCTAAAGGTAGATAAGACGGATCCTAAGTTGAATTTTATTTCAGTAGATATGGTGACGGAGGATCAATTGTTTTCAAAGGTATTTGTAGAGCGACTTGTGGATGAGGCTATTAGCTATTATGTAAGTACGAAAACAGGACGGTCCAAAATTAATATTGACAGGCTGCAAAGCCAGGCTGATTCATTGGAAGAAGTGCTGAATAAACGAACCTATAGGGCGGCTACCGTTCAGGATATTAATCTTAACCCTGCAAAGCAGGTAGCTGCTGTTGGTGCAGAGGTGGCGTCGAGAGACAAAATGGTCATCCAGACAATGTACCTGGAAGTTGTAAAGAACTTGGAACTGAGCAAATTAACAATGGCACAGGAAACACCTATAATCCAGATTATAGACAAGCCTATTTATCCTTTAAAGGAGAAAAAAATAGGGCCAGTCAAAGCGGGTGTAATCGGCTTTTTCCTGGGGGCATTTCTGCTGACGGTTGTGGTGTTTATAAAAAGAATTTATCAACAAATCATGGCATGA
- a CDS encoding SLBB domain-containing protein has protein sequence MLKRILLIQLFLLGLLVANAQIQNITPAQASQVNVDNLSDSQIRQIVADMKQNGMTMDDINLYAQQKGVSQDEADKLKSRIMQLGLDKELTQAAKKTDASQTAPQTSDRRWSGDTSAIDLFGQKNSLRQNPKSRVFGADLFNNKNLTFEPNLRMATPLNYKLATDDQLLIDVYGYSETQYNLTVTTEGYIRIPNVGPIYVNGLTMSEAKARITKQLSTVYSTISSGQTSVQVALGNIRSIRVLMIGEIENPGSYTLPSLASVANALYVSGGPSENGSFRSIQVIRNGSVVTTFDLYDFLSRGDLTNNIVLQDQDIVKVDPYKTRVEITGQVKRPLIFEAKEGEVLANILEYAGGFTDKAYKENIIAYRNNKREKEVENIPFADIGSFKVMSGDQFVVDSILNRFSNRVTIAGAVFHPGDYGLEEGMTVGSLIKKADGVKEDASLNRGIIRRLQADYAPSIISFNVQDILAGKSDISLEKEDSVIIFNKFSLRQAYTVAINGQVNNPGTYTFSDSMHLEDLVLLAGGLTDAASTTRIEISRRIRRGNFDPADSAKALVFQEDVDPTMGNIAKQQFILQPFDEVEVRKSPVYSNQGIMMVEGEVVYPGSYTIVNKGEHVSDVIRRAGGIRPEGFTDGAVLLRKTFITDADSALLNNKLELFYSKVEDSTSAASVQKMLQRKYQLLGINLTDILKRPGSKYDILVEEGDVIKIPKKLQTVQLYGEVYFPKKIRFDNSSTLKDYIRGAGGYTSSALKRRSYVVYANGDVKATKKVLFFNRYPKIKPGAEIYVPAKKDKKNLSTQESIALVTGLATTALLIITLIDKLK, from the coding sequence ATGCTAAAAAGAATATTGCTGATCCAACTGTTTCTGCTGGGTCTGTTAGTCGCCAATGCTCAAATACAGAATATTACGCCGGCTCAGGCCAGTCAGGTAAACGTAGACAATCTTTCCGACAGCCAGATCCGTCAGATTGTAGCGGACATGAAGCAGAATGGTATGACTATGGATGACATTAATCTGTATGCGCAGCAAAAGGGCGTATCACAGGACGAGGCAGATAAGCTCAAAAGCAGGATTATGCAATTAGGCCTGGATAAGGAGCTAACTCAGGCAGCAAAAAAAACAGATGCTTCGCAAACTGCCCCCCAAACTAGCGACAGACGGTGGAGTGGTGATACTTCCGCGATTGACCTGTTTGGCCAGAAAAATTCATTACGACAAAATCCCAAAAGCCGTGTTTTCGGTGCAGATCTCTTTAATAATAAGAATCTTACGTTCGAGCCTAACCTAAGAATGGCAACGCCGCTTAATTATAAGCTTGCGACGGATGATCAGTTGCTGATCGATGTGTACGGATATTCTGAGACCCAGTACAATTTGACGGTAACAACTGAGGGATATATCCGCATTCCTAATGTTGGACCTATATACGTGAATGGCCTGACAATGAGCGAAGCCAAAGCGAGGATCACAAAACAGTTGTCCACTGTTTATTCGACCATTAGTTCCGGTCAGACCTCGGTGCAGGTTGCACTTGGGAATATTCGCAGCATACGTGTGCTGATGATAGGTGAAATTGAAAATCCTGGCTCATACACTTTACCATCCTTGGCCTCTGTGGCAAACGCATTGTACGTTTCCGGCGGGCCCAGTGAAAATGGTTCATTCAGAAGCATCCAGGTTATCAGGAATGGTAGTGTTGTCACTACCTTTGATCTCTACGATTTCCTGTCCCGCGGCGACTTAACCAATAACATTGTCTTACAGGATCAGGATATTGTAAAAGTAGACCCCTATAAAACGAGAGTTGAGATCACGGGGCAGGTTAAAAGGCCTTTGATATTTGAAGCAAAAGAAGGTGAGGTATTAGCAAATATTCTTGAATATGCAGGAGGATTTACGGATAAAGCATATAAGGAGAACATCATAGCTTATCGGAATAACAAAAGGGAGAAAGAGGTAGAGAACATTCCTTTTGCCGATATTGGTAGCTTTAAAGTGATGTCCGGTGACCAGTTTGTGGTGGACTCCATTCTTAATCGTTTTTCCAACCGTGTAACGATTGCAGGTGCCGTATTTCATCCTGGCGACTATGGCCTTGAAGAAGGCATGACGGTGGGCTCCTTGATAAAAAAGGCTGATGGCGTAAAAGAAGATGCTTCTTTAAACAGGGGGATCATCCGTAGGCTACAGGCTGATTATGCTCCTTCAATTATCAGCTTCAATGTGCAGGATATCCTGGCTGGTAAAAGCGATATCTCACTCGAAAAGGAAGACAGCGTAATCATTTTCAATAAATTTTCACTGCGCCAAGCATATACTGTTGCGATAAATGGGCAGGTGAATAATCCCGGTACCTATACTTTTTCAGATTCCATGCACCTGGAAGACCTGGTATTATTAGCCGGAGGGTTAACAGATGCGGCATCAACAACGCGGATTGAGATTTCCAGGAGGATCAGGAGGGGGAATTTTGACCCGGCTGACAGCGCTAAGGCGTTGGTTTTCCAGGAAGATGTAGATCCGACGATGGGCAACATCGCTAAGCAGCAATTCATATTGCAGCCATTTGATGAAGTAGAAGTGAGAAAATCGCCCGTATATAGCAACCAGGGAATAATGATGGTAGAAGGAGAAGTGGTTTATCCCGGTTCTTATACTATCGTTAATAAAGGGGAACATGTGTCGGACGTTATCAGGCGTGCTGGTGGCATCAGGCCGGAAGGTTTTACGGACGGCGCTGTATTGCTAAGAAAGACCTTTATTACAGATGCAGATAGTGCCTTGCTTAATAATAAACTTGAGTTGTTTTACTCTAAGGTAGAAGACAGTACCAGCGCAGCAAGTGTTCAGAAAATGCTTCAACGTAAATATCAGTTACTTGGTATTAACCTTACAGACATCCTTAAAAGGCCAGGTTCTAAATATGACATCCTGGTAGAAGAAGGAGATGTTATTAAAATCCCGAAGAAACTGCAAACTGTTCAGTTGTACGGCGAAGTGTATTTCCCTAAAAAGATCCGGTTTGACAACAGTAGTACTCTCAAAGATTATATACGTGGAGCCGGCGGTTACACTTCCAGCGCGCTGAAGCGCAGAAGCTATGTTGTTTATGCAAACGGTGATGTGAAAGCAACCAAGAAAGTCTTGTTTTTCAACAGGTATCCGAAAATTAAGCCGGGTGCAGAAATATATGTTCCGGCGAAGAAAGACAAGAAGAATCTGAGCACACAAGAATCAATTGCGTTAGTTACCGGGCTTGCAACTACTGCTCTTTTAATCATTACGTTAATAGACAAGCTGAAATAA
- a CDS encoding glycosyltransferase has protein sequence MLRIVQLIDSIDYGGAERLTIHLANYLAQDNEVYLITFKDHDEHMIPLNELSPRVRFISLGKKRKRELGLYTRVFKTLNKIKPEIIHCHLSGLAYAYPYAIAKRVPVIHTVHSLAEKDGGKMKRKLYKLLFRSFDITPVSITSQVKESVIRVYGAAIDTPLILNGVPFPQTTELIPEVADHINSLKFAVSDQVIINVASVKRIKNQAFLIQAVNELRTEGVPVILIILGNTAAETDNLYGELKAMSGDGIYFLGTKNNVGDYLSAADVFSLTSLYEGAPLSLMEALALGCITVVPEVGGIPDIVGSPTTIGFSYPPQDLIALKNALRMATLQDDAILETLRTKSVERFNEVLQLETCAELYLKLYRQKIKKQHTV, from the coding sequence ATGTTACGGATTGTACAGTTAATCGATTCAATAGACTATGGTGGGGCGGAGCGGCTTACTATCCACTTGGCAAACTATCTTGCCCAAGATAACGAAGTATATCTTATTACATTTAAGGATCATGACGAGCATATGATCCCTTTGAACGAGTTGTCGCCGAGGGTGCGGTTTATTAGTTTGGGTAAAAAGCGAAAGCGGGAGCTTGGGCTATATACCAGGGTTTTCAAAACACTGAATAAAATTAAGCCAGAGATAATTCATTGCCATTTATCGGGTTTGGCCTATGCATATCCATATGCTATTGCAAAGCGTGTTCCCGTAATTCATACGGTGCATAGTCTTGCTGAAAAGGACGGTGGTAAAATGAAACGGAAGCTATATAAACTACTATTCCGTTCTTTTGATATTACCCCTGTATCAATTACCAGTCAGGTAAAGGAAAGTGTTATCCGGGTATATGGGGCTGCAATAGACACACCGCTTATATTAAATGGTGTACCCTTTCCGCAAACTACAGAGTTGATACCGGAAGTGGCAGATCACATCAATTCACTCAAGTTTGCGGTCAGCGACCAGGTAATAATCAATGTAGCTTCCGTGAAGCGTATAAAGAACCAGGCGTTTTTGATCCAGGCTGTAAATGAATTGAGGACTGAAGGCGTACCGGTTATATTGATAATATTGGGCAATACAGCCGCCGAGACGGACAACTTGTATGGGGAGCTGAAAGCAATGTCTGGGGATGGGATTTATTTCCTAGGGACGAAAAATAACGTGGGCGACTATCTGTCTGCAGCGGATGTCTTTTCCCTCACCTCATTGTACGAGGGCGCTCCGTTGTCATTGATGGAAGCGCTTGCATTAGGCTGTATTACGGTCGTACCTGAAGTTGGAGGAATTCCTGATATTGTGGGAAGCCCTACGACAATTGGATTTTCTTATCCCCCTCAAGATCTGATTGCGCTAAAAAATGCCCTTAGGATGGCAACACTCCAGGATGACGCTATACTGGAAACGCTGCGCACCAAAAGCGTTGAGCGGTTTAATGAGGTGTTGCAATTGGAAACCTGTGCGGAACTGTATTTAAAACTATATAGGCAGAAAATTAAAAAACAGCATACCGTTTGA
- a CDS encoding RNA polymerase sigma factor produces MSTTDFTVLLLGNADFLKPFAVTLTKDSEQAKDLFQETMYRALANQEKYLAGTNIRAWLFTIMRNIFINNYRRKTKQLLFMDYASNEFLLNYHQTSIGNAAESNLRVKDIQGAVHVLPVIFKKPFQLYFEGFKYYEIADILSEPLGTIKSRIHFARRMLKSQLVRH; encoded by the coding sequence ATGTCTACGACTGACTTCACAGTGCTACTACTAGGCAATGCTGATTTTCTCAAACCCTTCGCAGTAACCCTCACCAAAGATTCAGAACAAGCCAAAGACCTGTTCCAGGAAACAATGTACCGTGCGCTGGCCAACCAGGAAAAATACCTGGCCGGCACTAACATCCGCGCCTGGCTCTTCACGATCATGCGCAACATCTTTATCAATAACTACCGGCGCAAGACCAAACAATTACTGTTCATGGACTATGCGTCAAATGAGTTCCTGCTGAATTACCACCAGACCTCCATTGGCAACGCTGCCGAAAGCAATCTCCGGGTAAAAGACATCCAGGGCGCCGTACATGTGCTGCCCGTGATCTTCAAGAAGCCTTTCCAGCTCTATTTTGAAGGCTTCAAATACTACGAGATCGCAGATATTCTTTCCGAGCCGCTGGGCACGATCAAAAGCCGCATCCACTTTGCCCGGCGCATGCTCAAATCGCAACTGGTCCGGCATTGA
- a CDS encoding glycosyltransferase family 4 protein, translated as MSKKILICNDFELLPRKGGPSTYLWNLRQYIIENQISNIDFLDNFQEAKALQVASGSSRFDKGFWKSGFGRNLRAIISFFYSIKRERIDAEPVMSNYDVLHFHSSRTLYRYRHVLKQLGSRPVIILQSHSPSAWHCEMLEEWFKLSPDSAYGITRALLQIPDKYAFSRADYLIFPCEGAMEPYKHSWRQFDTVIKDKKVLFLPTGTKQAHASKQVADVRALYHIPLDAKVICFAGRHNKIKGYDVLKATAIAVLAANPNIYFLNAGTPSPLQPLEHPNWIEVGWTNDPHSVINAADYFVLPNRETYFDLILLEALSLGKKAVISNTGGNKYFKQFSSPDIHYFESEDVTSLADLLLSVCAVDKGEPTSTPNLDIFQQHFTADVFGQKYLELVNSLNA; from the coding sequence ATGAGTAAGAAGATTTTGATCTGTAACGATTTCGAACTGTTGCCCAGAAAGGGGGGGCCCTCCACCTATTTATGGAACTTACGGCAGTACATTATAGAAAACCAGATTTCCAATATTGATTTTCTGGACAATTTTCAGGAAGCGAAGGCGTTGCAAGTTGCTTCGGGATCATCCAGGTTTGACAAAGGATTTTGGAAGTCTGGTTTTGGGCGAAATCTACGTGCCATTATCTCCTTCTTTTACTCCATTAAAAGGGAGAGGATTGATGCGGAGCCTGTTATGTCCAACTACGATGTCTTACATTTTCACAGCTCAAGAACACTTTACAGGTATCGGCATGTATTAAAGCAATTGGGTTCAAGGCCCGTAATAATACTGCAGTCGCATAGCCCATCTGCCTGGCACTGTGAAATGCTGGAAGAATGGTTCAAATTATCGCCGGATAGCGCGTATGGTATTACGCGAGCACTGTTGCAGATCCCGGACAAATATGCTTTCAGTCGCGCGGACTATTTAATTTTTCCGTGTGAAGGGGCAATGGAACCTTATAAACACAGTTGGCGGCAGTTTGACACGGTGATTAAGGATAAGAAAGTGTTGTTCCTACCCACCGGTACCAAGCAAGCCCATGCAAGTAAACAAGTAGCAGATGTGAGAGCCTTGTATCACATACCTTTGGATGCCAAAGTTATATGTTTTGCAGGCCGTCACAATAAAATTAAAGGGTATGATGTGCTGAAGGCAACGGCAATAGCAGTGCTGGCAGCCAATCCCAATATTTATTTTTTGAATGCCGGCACCCCGTCGCCGTTACAGCCTCTGGAGCATCCGAATTGGATTGAAGTAGGATGGACAAATGATCCGCACTCTGTGATCAACGCCGCAGACTATTTTGTGCTACCTAACAGGGAAACTTATTTTGATCTGATTTTGCTGGAAGCGTTGTCGTTAGGTAAAAAGGCAGTTATAAGCAACACTGGAGGCAACAAATATTTTAAGCAATTCAGTTCACCGGATATACATTATTTTGAATCAGAAGACGTAACCAGTCTGGCTGATTTATTGCTTTCAGTATGTGCCGTAGATAAGGGAGAACCAACGTCGACACCCAATCTGGATATTTTCCAGCAACATTTTACAGCAGACGTCTTTGGACAAAAGTATCTGGAATTGGTCAATAGTTTAAACGCATAA
- a CDS encoding flippase: MSLIKKNFLYNTLLSVSKILFPLITFPYATRVLGPDGLGLVNFVDNYTQYFVVFVALGIPVYGIRETAKISNDPKALNNLTSDLLAINFINTCLGAVIYLLIPILTGKFAENSHLYYLGLAYLFINIFTVEWFFQGKSEFKYITVRALVIRVFAILALFLFVHSREDVVYYYAITVVSFLLNAIVNYWKMLKEITFNFSFSRLRKHMKPLMYLFLANVAISLYILLDSVILGYVTDETEVGYYTAALRIVKIFLAIIGSLAIIMIPQISQLYKEGDHVKVQTLLSKSFRFIVSFGMPIVIGLMLLSKEIILLLAGQEYVPAIMTIMILSPLVLFIGLSNLFGMQVLTPTNNEKYLLVSVVTGSVISVSLNIILARFFLHNGTAIATLLAEGSVMLFSGIFASRQYKMNLDYSVVWKTVLACLPFLLFYKIATLFLTSNAWIIGFTVVPSAIYYAGLQIFVMKDDLWRAGIDILINKKFKK, from the coding sequence TTGAGTTTGATTAAGAAGAACTTTCTATATAATACACTACTATCAGTCAGTAAGATCCTTTTTCCACTGATTACATTTCCCTATGCTACCAGGGTGCTTGGCCCTGATGGACTTGGCCTTGTTAATTTTGTGGACAATTACACGCAGTACTTTGTTGTTTTCGTAGCGTTAGGTATCCCTGTTTATGGAATACGGGAAACGGCCAAAATAAGCAATGATCCCAAGGCGCTGAATAACCTGACATCTGACCTTTTGGCGATCAATTTTATTAATACCTGCTTAGGTGCTGTTATATATTTACTCATTCCTATCCTGACGGGTAAATTTGCAGAGAATAGCCATCTCTATTATTTGGGCCTTGCATATCTCTTTATTAATATCTTCACTGTTGAGTGGTTTTTTCAGGGAAAGAGTGAGTTTAAATATATAACGGTAAGAGCCCTGGTCATTAGGGTATTTGCCATTTTGGCGCTTTTCTTATTTGTTCACAGTCGGGAAGACGTTGTTTACTATTATGCGATAACCGTAGTTAGTTTTTTGCTGAATGCAATAGTCAATTACTGGAAAATGCTAAAGGAGATCACATTCAACTTCTCATTTTCCAGGTTGCGGAAGCATATGAAGCCGCTAATGTACTTGTTCTTGGCAAATGTGGCGATAAGCCTTTATATCTTACTGGATAGCGTTATTCTTGGATATGTTACCGACGAAACTGAGGTGGGATACTATACCGCCGCGCTCCGGATTGTTAAGATATTCCTGGCCATTATTGGTTCGTTGGCCATCATTATGATTCCCCAGATTTCGCAGCTTTATAAAGAGGGTGATCATGTGAAAGTACAAACACTGTTGTCCAAATCATTCCGTTTTATTGTTTCATTTGGAATGCCGATCGTAATAGGGCTTATGCTATTATCGAAGGAGATCATCCTGCTGCTTGCAGGGCAGGAGTATGTACCGGCGATAATGACGATAATGATATTATCGCCATTGGTACTATTTATTGGGCTAAGTAATTTGTTTGGCATGCAGGTGCTTACACCAACCAACAATGAAAAGTATCTGCTGGTATCTGTGGTGACAGGCTCTGTAATAAGTGTTAGTTTAAATATTATCCTGGCCCGTTTCTTCCTGCATAATGGAACGGCTATTGCAACCTTATTGGCCGAAGGATCGGTGATGCTTTTTTCCGGCATTTTTGCAAGCCGGCAGTACAAGATGAATCTGGATTATTCAGTGGTATGGAAGACAGTTCTAGCTTGTCTGCCATTTCTATTGTTCTATAAAATAGCAACGTTGTTTTTAACATCAAACGCGTGGATCATCGGATTTACGGTGGTGCCGTCTGCTATTTATTATGCCGGTCTTCAGATCTTTGTAATGAAGGACGATCTGTGGCGGGCTGGTATAGATATATTGATTAATAAGAAATTCAAAAAATGA
- the glf gene encoding UDP-galactopyranose mutase → MSTYKYDYLIVGSGLFGAVYAYMAKQKGKKCLVIDRRSHTGGNIYCENVNGINVHKYGAHIFHTNDKGIWDFVNQFVEFNRYTNSPIANFKGELFNLPFNMNTFYQLWKVKTPEEARAKIAEQVKELGLSEPQNLEEQALSMVGGDIYQKLIKGYTEKQWGRAATDLPSFIIKRLPLRFTYDNNYFNDKYQGIPIGGYNKLTEGLLEGIEVKTACDFFEDRAYWSSLAEMTVYTGKIDEFYDYRFGELNYRSLDFEHAILEIENYQGNAVVNYTEREVPYTRIIEHKHFEFGTQPTTVITKEYPSEYALGKEPYYPINDEGNTELFRKYSALAVKEEKVIFGGRLAEYRYYDMHQVIGSALKSARETIV, encoded by the coding sequence ATGAGCACCTATAAATATGACTATCTGATCGTGGGATCGGGGCTGTTTGGAGCTGTGTATGCCTATATGGCGAAACAGAAGGGGAAAAAATGTCTGGTAATCGATAGACGTTCCCATACAGGCGGTAATATCTATTGCGAAAACGTAAATGGGATAAATGTCCACAAGTATGGGGCTCATATATTTCATACGAATGACAAAGGGATATGGGATTTTGTAAACCAGTTTGTAGAGTTCAACCGGTATACGAATTCTCCTATTGCAAATTTCAAAGGAGAGTTGTTTAACCTCCCCTTCAACATGAATACATTTTACCAGCTCTGGAAGGTGAAAACGCCGGAAGAAGCAAGGGCTAAAATAGCGGAGCAGGTAAAGGAGCTCGGCCTCTCGGAACCACAAAACCTGGAAGAACAGGCTCTTTCCATGGTGGGAGGCGATATCTATCAGAAGTTGATCAAAGGATATACGGAAAAGCAATGGGGGAGGGCGGCAACAGACCTGCCTTCCTTTATTATTAAGCGGTTGCCATTACGGTTTACGTACGACAACAATTACTTTAATGACAAGTACCAGGGCATTCCGATAGGAGGCTATAACAAACTAACGGAAGGCCTCCTTGAAGGTATTGAAGTAAAGACGGCATGTGATTTTTTTGAAGACAGAGCATACTGGTCTTCTCTTGCAGAAATGACCGTGTACACCGGCAAGATCGATGAGTTTTACGACTATCGGTTTGGAGAGCTGAACTACAGAAGCCTGGATTTTGAACATGCAATACTTGAGATCGAAAATTACCAGGGAAATGCAGTCGTGAATTATACCGAACGGGAAGTCCCCTATACTCGCATCATCGAGCACAAGCATTTTGAGTTCGGGACGCAGCCTACAACCGTAATTACAAAAGAATATCCTTCGGAATACGCCCTGGGGAAAGAACCGTATTATCCCATAAATGATGAGGGGAACACTGAATTATTTAGAAAATACAGTGCCCTGGCAGTAAAAGAGGAGAAGGTAATATTTGGAGGACGGCTTGCAGAATACCGGTATTATGATATGCATCAGGTAATTGGATCGGCGTTGAAAAGTGCCAGGGAAACAATCGTTTAA
- a CDS encoding sterol desaturase family protein: protein MLQHLNLMAFAIPLFLAFMGAEWWYARKSGKRYFNFRNSVSNINVGIAERLLDTFTTGMFFFVYQYLYHHFALFHFKPSVLQWIALLLCTDFVWYWYHRLAHEMNIFWAAHVVHHQSEDFNYTVSARITVFQALIRTGFWSILPVLGFTPGMITSMLLVHGLYPFFIHTRAIGKLGFLEYILVTPSHHRVHHASDEEYLDKNYGDVFIIWDKVFGTFVEETHAPTYGLTKPLNSHSFLWQHFHFYLELLQGVRQTQGLTRKLKLVFGKPDLLDPAIRPRLEERYLLRNDMVQATRRLHDYVVIQLVVMLTGLFTFLLLEHYVPVVVQVLIALFIFITLINCGAILEQRRWVFYLEYARATLLFIAAWYFFPYAVLLWVPALALPMALYYDARLKERYLRLVYGRV from the coding sequence GTGCTGCAACACTTAAACCTGATGGCTTTTGCCATCCCGCTGTTCCTTGCATTTATGGGCGCTGAATGGTGGTATGCCCGTAAAAGCGGGAAGCGCTATTTTAATTTCCGTAACTCCGTGTCCAATATCAATGTGGGTATTGCCGAACGCCTGCTGGATACGTTTACCACGGGAATGTTCTTCTTCGTATACCAATACCTGTACCATCATTTTGCCCTCTTCCATTTTAAACCCAGTGTACTGCAATGGATAGCCCTGTTGCTGTGCACTGATTTCGTGTGGTACTGGTACCACCGGCTGGCGCATGAGATGAATATTTTCTGGGCGGCGCACGTGGTGCACCACCAGAGCGAGGATTTTAATTATACGGTGTCTGCCCGCATTACCGTGTTCCAGGCCCTGATCCGCACAGGTTTCTGGTCCATATTGCCGGTGCTGGGCTTTACTCCGGGGATGATCACGAGTATGTTGCTGGTGCATGGGCTGTACCCGTTCTTTATCCATACCCGCGCTATTGGAAAGCTGGGCTTCCTGGAATATATTCTGGTAACACCCAGCCATCACCGGGTGCACCATGCCAGCGATGAAGAGTACCTGGATAAGAATTACGGGGATGTGTTCATTATCTGGGATAAGGTGTTTGGCACTTTCGTGGAAGAGACCCATGCGCCTACTTACGGCCTTACCAAGCCACTGAACAGCCATAGTTTTCTCTGGCAGCACTTTCATTTTTACCTGGAGTTACTGCAGGGTGTCCGGCAAACGCAGGGGCTTACCCGTAAATTGAAACTGGTTTTCGGGAAGCCGGACCTGCTGGACCCTGCCATCCGCCCGCGGTTGGAAGAACGGTACCTGCTGCGCAATGATATGGTGCAGGCAACACGCAGGCTGCATGATTACGTGGTGATCCAGCTGGTGGTGATGCTCACCGGGCTCTTTACCTTTTTGCTGCTGGAACATTATGTACCGGTGGTGGTGCAGGTGTTGATAGCGCTTTTCATTTTTATTACGTTGATCAACTGTGGCGCGATTCTCGAACAGCGGCGCTGGGTGTTTTACCTGGAGTATGCGCGGGCCACGTTGTTGTTTATAGCAGCCTGGTACTTTTTCCCGTATGCTGTGCTGCTGTGGGTGCCGGCGCTGGCATTGCCCATGGCGCTTTACTATGATGCAAGGTTGAAGGAACGCTACCTGCGCCTGGTTTATGGGCGGGTATGA